CTATCTCGTTGCCCTTGGATGCCGTGGTTGCAACCGTTCTGTCGACTTCAAGTCTCCGGGCATGTTTTTTGATGGCTCCGCAGGCAACACGATGCGCCGTGACTTGCAATGCCCGCGTTGCGGGCATACAATCGCTCCAATTTTCAGCTCGAGCTGCACGGATGATTATGTGGACAGCTTACGTCGATCTGCGGCGTTCGGTCGCGGCAACGAGGGCGAGAAGGCGTACATGTACGGCTTCCGTCAGGGTTGCGAGTTTGACAACTCTGGCAAGAAGTGGTGGAACGACTTTTCTCGCCGGGAAGGCGCTGCCGCGGATGAGGGCAGCACCCTGTTCATGGCCAAGAATGCGAACAAGAGCAGCCGCGAGGTGGTGAAACAGTTATGCGAGAAGTGTGGCTGTGAGGAAGCCTACTACTCCACTTTCCAGGCACGTTCTGCTGACGAGGGTATGACCGTGATGTACGAGTGCAAGCATTGCAAGAACAGGACGGTTGTCAACACGTGATGACCGCCGTGATTGCTGGCAACGATGTGAAGCGTGCTGCGGTTGTGGCGCTGCTACGTTGTTAGTAGAAACCTCTATCGTAAACTATTCTCTAATGTAACAACTACTTTAGTCACATGCATTGCCATATTAAGATTAATGAGATGTAGCATACTGTTTTATACTTGCCCAGGTCATCGATTTCAGGCGGAGGAACCACGACCTCCATGAGACTGCAATTAAAAATTAACTGAGAAATTGCTATGCAGACGTTGTAATTCGACCTATGTGATGATACACTATTGCGATAAAGTTAAGATCTGCTTCAGTTTTATCAGTGAGATTTACACTCCCGTTGCCGCCTGCGTATGGCAACTGGAATGCTGATGAGGCCCCTATTCAGTTTCCTGGAACCGATTTTGTATACTTCAGGCCACAAATAGGCATATAAACACCCATCATGACTTCTCACGTTGACGCAGCGTCGGCAGGGCCAGTACGTATGTTGAATTTGACATCCGATGAAAGTCTGTGCATATTTTGCTCGCGCTTCTTCCTCTTCTCTATGTTTCTGAGTTTGTTCTTGACCTTTCCGCCGCGGTGTCTCCTAAATTCTACCTGTTGGGCGCCAATATGGTGTGGCGTACGTAGCACTTGATTCGCCAGTGTAGGCGTCAGTGCGTTTATCACGTTTACACCTACGCATGGATACACCGGCCAAGATTCCGCACATATAGGAACGCTTGTTACTATTTCAAAGGCGTTTGAAGTAGGAATCCACGGAAATTGCGACTTGTTCGACCGCAATGAGATACAGCGGGAGAGCTGTCTGATCGCGGGTGTATTCAACATGGCTTACCGGTCCCGGATATCATAATAGATTCCGATGACATGTTGATTTTATATTCATTTACAATTTTCGAGACTTGTGTTCATATACTACCGGCAGCACCCACACATTTGCCGTTTCGCCGATCAGGCGTATtggcatcgctgctttatCCGGGTTACACTTCTAGCTGTCCCTGATTTTAATTTGTCACATACTGTCGCTGGTATATTAGTAGCGATGCATTCTATAAACGGCATCCCGATCGACGGGAATACGGAGATCGATGACCTAGCTCTTGTTATGCACATCGCCCAGGTATGTATGCATTTCAGAGCCCCTATGAGGACATCGATGCTTCATTTTGGTTGTTACTAAGTCACAATCGGCTAATACAAGCACCATTGTGACGTTTGTGTTGCTGCGATAGAATTGTAATCTGGTGTTGCCATCTCTTGCAGAACGAGAATGAGCGCATCCGTGAGTTGGAGGCACTTGGACGGCCTGTTTTAGGCGCGTACCCGGCGTACGTGGTGATATATGAACGCTTTAAAAACATCTCCAGGCCACGTGAAGAGAGTAGTGACTCTGATTCTGACGACTCGGCGGATGATCTGGATCTCGTGCGCCGCGAACTTCACGTTAGCAGCGCTGGGTTGGTTTTTGTTGATTCACCACCAATTCTCACAGCACTAACGCAACCGATAATGACAAAGAAAAGGACTACCAGCCTGCGGTTGACCCTGAGTTCCCGATTGACAACATTAGGGTACGTGCTTCATGTGGGATCGTTGCTTCAGCCATTTGCATAGCCACATGGCGCCAGTTTGAGCTGCGTTTCACTTTAAGTGCAACTTTATATGTAATTGCGAGCTGTCACTGCACTCGAGGAATCATTAGATGCCCAGTGTATCGATACATCTTCGCTGTTGTGGTTGCCTAATGACGGTTACTTATACCCGAGCGTGCTTATTCTAACAACGTTTCAGATTATCGACACGGTCGACTTGCCAACAAAAGTGGCGGATCAGTTCCCCATAGCTCCTATAGGGGTTTGCATCTCAGTTGTGGGTCGCGTGGTCGTTGCGCAGTGCACCGAGGTATGTGTTTTAGTTAGGCGACTCGCATCACCTTCAGCCCTGCCGCGTCCTCGACCTGGGCTCCATTGTTTGTTTGAACGACAGACGCATCATCGGTACTGTGAGCGACACGTTTGGCAACACGAGTGCGCCATTTCACATGGTGGTGTGCCGAGACCCTAGCATGGTGAAGGCGGTGGGTTACGCATGATTTTGTTTCCACGGCGCTCTCAGGGCGATGCCATATTTTACGACGTTAAACACAGCACGCTGGTTTCCGACGTCAATGTGATGGAGACCGCATCCAGGTGTGTATGGTTGTGATTTTATGTATGTGTTCTCAGCATATCAAGCGGCGAAGAGAGCGACGAGGATAACCCCTCGAAGAGCCACGAATCGCTGCGTCAACCTGTCAAGCTGAAGCAGTATTACAACGACCTGGAGTGCCACTAATTGCTTTTCAAGGTGACCTCCGCAAAGTGTGTGTTCACTGGTCATGTCTTGCCATGACCGAGCACGCACATACCTAGTGGCACAGTGCGCTCCATACGGGCACATTTCTAGGAGATATCGCACATGTTCTGTTTCTGACAGATGTCTTAGATTTGGGCACTAAGGATTCCATCCGTACGTTGGCGCCTTCCGTGGAAGGCTACCGTTGGGTCTCGTCGTCTATCGCTCTTAACATAGTTTCCAGCCATCCCAGTAGTGTATTAAATTTGTCGGCCTGGTCGGTGATGCGAGTTACACATTCGTACGACGGGTGGTCGTAACCGTCACCATCGTATGATGTGTCTACAGCCTCGCGTCGATAAGCTCACTTCACCCTATCTGCTCATTTAGATTCGTGGTACCATTCCGCAAGCAATAGTTCGACGGAATCCACGGCAATGATGCCCGGATTGCGGCAGGATGGCGGCCGCGAACAGCACAATCCCCGGCGGCAAGGGCGCTTCCGCGTGAGCCACAACCCGGACGATGTGTACGATCCTATGTTCCCCAACGAATATGACCACGTGTCCAATGAGGAGGCTCAGCGTGCTTGCCAACCGGCATCTCGTGTGGAGCTGAAGTTTGCCAACGTGGAGGTTGAGAAGTTATCCGGTACGTCGGTTCTGTTTGTACTTTATGCATCATATGCATCATCGTGTTTCTTAGCGCCTGCATGTGTGTGACCCAAGTGTGAATTTCCTGTAATTCGGTTCTAATTGCGGGTGGTGTAAACGTGATGTGATACGGTACTGCTGTTATTTCCCTTTTCCGACTTTTCGTGTAGCATTCTGTGATCACGTTTATGCAGCTGATGAAGCCCATGCGCGACGTCTGAAGCTGCTTGAAGAGGCCGATCGCGGTGGGAGCAGCGAAGCTCCGCCGAAGCCTGCCGCTCAAGGTCCCAAGGACATCGGCCTGCGAATAATGCAGAAACTTGGATGGACTGAGGGCAGGGGTCTGGGTGCGAAAGAGCAGGGTATAGTTGCTCCGCTGGTCGGCAAAAACGTGGGGAAGCACGTGGGCGTCATAGTTCAAGCGGCGGCTCCGACGATCAAGCGTGCCACTAGGGGTCCAACTAAGCCGAACGCTGCTCGTGCTTCGGAATCTGACCCCAATGACGGTGACGCCGCGAGTGCTAATGAAGGGGCGACTTCAACGCACGGTAAAGCGTCCACGAGTCGGATTCTAAAGCTGGATGGTGCGGAATGCCCGAAGAGCGCAGAGGAGGTGCAGGGAGACTTCGAGGAATCGATGTGCCCGTTCGGGACTCTGATGAACGTATTGGTGCGAAGTTCTGGTGTCGGTTTGCCGTTTACAGTGTACTGTGAATTCGAGGACCACAGGCAGGCAGTGGAAGCTGGTAAAAATTTGCGCCAGAGCATTCGTGGATACAACGTTGTGCCGTCCTTCATCACCGACGACGAATACGCGGCTCTATAAGGCGTTTTTGTCGTCTGTAGCACTCACAACTTCGGCGCCATCGCATCATCAGAGATGTCTCGTACATCTCCACCGACCTCAATGCAGACTAACTACTTTTCTCTTTGTATTTCGTattatagtgtgctattTCCCGTTGCAGTGCCTGACCCGAGTCGGCTGTAAACGGTCACACGCCCTGGCGTAGTCGAATGTGTACCAGTGAGAAGTGTATCGCCACTCATTCTCAGCAATGATAGTTGCACCCACGGTTTATAACTATTGTCCATGGTTTTGGCGCCTATATCGCGGGCGTTTGTTAGATGTGTACACAGCGACGTCGCCTCGCGCGGCGGCAGAGCGCGATGTCGTTATGGAACCGACGTTTGCTTAGGGTCAATCGGAAGCTGAATTCAGCGATTTCGAGGTCGTAAGATGACTGCAGAAGGCGATGTGTAAATGTGAGTGCCGGCCACTTGGCTGCATCGCGAATTTGCTATGCTGTAGAGAGGTGCAGCCTACCACGCAAGCCATCTCCTTCGTTGCAGAGCTCGTATTGCGATTTACTGAGTAAATGTGTCGACATTAATATTGTAATACTGTGAGCTGGAAGAATCTCCGCCGGCATTTTCCGGCATGATGACGCATACCAAGATTCCAAGCGCCGTCGTGGCGGCTCTTGCCTTCGTGGCTTTGTTCTCTCAGGCAACTTCCGCGTCGCAGCAAGGTTAACTACATATTATCATCTTACATGTCGGTTCAGGTCGTAGCATCGCGAAATGCAGCGGCCAGCACGGTACGTATTGCGTCTTACGTGGGCACACACAGCGGATAGAGCGTAATTATTTGCGTGTTTCAGAAGCTTGATATCGCTTCCACAGTGCAATGCCGTTGCGTCGAATGCAGTTTTTGCATCTATCATCTTCTTTGTACTTGTGTTTGCGGCTGTGACCTCCCCACGTGCAGAATGGTGAAAATCGCGTTTCAGTCATTTACGTCGAGAACGAGGGCCCCTACGAAATCAAATGCAAAGCGGACGAAAACATAGAAGTCGTTGACGCATTCGGCATTTGCATGGAGGACTTTTTATCTAACAAACTTGATGCGAAAACGCTGAACCTTAGGTTGTCACTTTCTAACGCGTTCACCAGGTACTGCACCGCCTTATTTAGGGCAAACCAACCGTGCATCTTGAACATAAACAAGAAGAAGCCTGGACCGGATCGATTCAACACCACTTTCGGTTTGGAATGCCAACATGGTAACGTTTTCGTAGGCCTCtacagctgctgcgccaaggCTTCGACCTCCATAGCGCAAGGCGAAGAGGTGGTTCTGTACAAGGAAAAAtccactcccctcactCCGTTGTGCCCCTCAGGTACCAAGATTTCTGTGCTCAACGCGGGGCAGCGCGGCACTGTCATGTGCGACAAGGGACACATCACTTCCACGCTGACCAGGGCTTCCGATAAGTGCAACGGCAAAGAGTTGTGCTCCATTCCCTTCGACGAGTCGCAGCTGTCATCGTGCACGGGATCCTCCGCCTCTCACTTCGTCAAGTACATCTGCGAATGATTACCCACTACAAAATACAGGTCCCCGAAAGTTGACGGATTTGTTTCTTCCGGTTAGCCCCATGTTTTCACACTTGCTGCTATGTAAACTCTGATATCAAAGATAGCCCTGACACTCTGAGCTTGAGTCACGTATTGAGCGGCACTGCCCTGTTGCCGGTGGGCGCTGCGTTCACGCACTACTCATGGCCACCTCTTTGAATAGTTTATCTATGCGCCCTGTCAGGTGGTGCGCGTCCCCGATTTTTGCGATAATTTCAGCTGCCTGCAAAACGTTCTGCTGGTTCATAGACGCGGTGCCCCTACCCTGCGCAAAGCGGTTTCTGCAGCAACGCGGTCTCCCATTGCGGCGCTTGCGCACGCTGCAAACTGTTGTTCTGCTCGACGTCAGACCAACCTATGTTGTAGTACAGCAATGCTATCATACGGTGATTGGGGTCTCCGCCTGTTGCGGTGAGCATGATTCGTGCAGCCTCCTCGTACAGCTCCGTGGCCTGTAAAGCTGTTGTGGTCAATACACGTGGTGGTTCATCCGACATTCGTGGGCACCTGGGCAATAAACAGTGCCACAAGAACCATAATGAATGCACAATGACAATCGATGCAACCAGTAACGCCCGCTTGCTCAGTATATTTGCTCTTTATCACCTACCTCCGTCATGTTGCCCTGGATATGTTCGATTCCAGCCAGATTGTTTAGCGCAAACACGCTCGACAACTGGCTTTCCACGGAGCCGATCTGTTTGCTGAACACGCATTACTGGCAATCTGTGCGTGCACGAACTCTATTCTAAGTGAATCCTGCAAAGCCGACTTGGCGGCATCGATGTCTCCGATATCTCGCAGGACCACTCCGATGAGGCAGAGCACGTTGGCAACCTCTCTCGACTCCTGCCCGCATAGTTTAGTCCAAATATCGAGCGCCTTGAGGTAGTTCGTCTTGGCCTCGTTGATGAACTGGACCGATTGGTGCTGTGCCATGGCGAGGTCTGCAACTGTTCAGCCTTCCGTACGAGAGCCATACCGGTGAAACTTTGAGCCATATCTTCGGAGTAATAGTTCAGCGTCATCAATTTGAGCTTCAGAGCCTCCTTGAGCGCATGTACATGTGCCTCTATCTGGTCTTCCTTGACGGCGTATCTGAGCGTTGGTTACGGCTAGTTCAGAGGCATCCACACCCTAGCATCAGCAGCGTGTCTTTCGGCCCCTGAGGCCGGTAGGCGGGCTCTGCTTCATCGATACTCCCTTCCCGTTGCGAAGTGAATGCTCTCTGCTGACTTGATAAGGGCATCGCCGATATACGTCGGACAACACGCGTTTGTGTAGGCCCATAGGCCCACAGCGGccgtgctgcggcagccaGCAACCGCCAGCCGCGTATAGTCAGCTGAGTCATGTTATAAAAGCGAGTGATTATCTGCTGGTTGACCCGGGCGCAGGCGGCGCGGCGGGCGTCACATCGTGATGATTTTAGAGCGCTGGCATACGAAGCCGGTAAAATACTACATACAGGTTGCCCAGAGTAAGATCTCCAGCTCGTACAGATGGTGCGTAAAGGGTGATGGCGtctgtgtagtagtttgaGGAGCAGTGTGTAGTCGCGGTTGCGCTCGAGGGGTGTAATGCGCTACGGCCATATCCCGCCGATGGTGTCACAGCCGCGCTCCACTTTATTCACGTACTGGCCGTTTTATATTTCTGGTTATGATATGCGCTGGAGAGTAACCACAGCCAAGTTAGCAACCTGTCGTTTGTTGGGTGGAAGCAGCGCCTCCGTTTGGGCGCCACAACCCGTTTACTTCAGGGTTACATAGCTAAAATGAGCGGCAACAAAAGCGTGTTGGGAGACTGTCGCTTTTACGAGCAAAAGTTCCCCAATCCTGGGGACCTGTTGATGGTCAAGGTGAACCGCATCGAGGCCCAGGGCGTCTACGTCTCTCTTCTGGAATACGATGAGCGCGAGGGTACGTTTTTGCGTTTGAGCGTGGTGAAGATTCTCAGGCCTGATTCTGCTGAGCGAGTTGTCGAAGCGTCGCTACAGGAGTATCAACAAGCTGGTGAAGGTGGGCAGACATGAGGTGGTCCTGGTCCTTCGCGTGGACCCCGTCAAGGGCTACATCGACCTGTCCAAGCGGCGGGTGTCGCCTGAGGACATCATGAAATGCGAGGAGAAATTTTCCAAGGCCAAGAAGGTGCACCAGACGGTTAGACACATTGCGCAGAAGCACAACATATCGGTTGAGGAGCTGAACCGCGTCTGCATCTGGCCGTTGTACCAGCGTTACCCTAGCGCGCTTGATGCGCTGAAGGTGGGTTTTGGAGCTCTGCGCGTCCATGGGCTTTAGGAAGCCGCCATGAACAACGGCGCCATTTTCAAGGGCCTGCCCATAGCCACGGAAGTCATCGACTCTCTTATCGCGGACATCCAACTTCGCCTCACTCCACAGGCGTTGAAGTTGAGGTAAGCGCAGTTTTAGTTTTGCATCCCATTCCGTCGGCTGCGCTGGCGCTGAACACCTATCCGTGTGTGATTCTGCCTGCGCAACTTGTTGGTGTCCTGGGTGTTGCGATGCGCTTGGCTGAACCCTGGACCCCATTTCACTGATTTTGTTCCTGTATATTGCGTGTATGTTTCGTGGTGAAGCGCGCTTTATCGTGCAACCGATCGTAAATTTCGCCTGGTTTCGCCAGGGGAGCCGAAGATCGGGAGACTAAGCGAAACCGTGTAACCATTGGCTGCTGCCATTGGCAAGGGTGTTTCGAACATGTTTCTCAACCACTTCATGTGATGTGATTTTGCACTCTGATGGTGCGTTACGCTTTTTACGTGTTCGTACTTTACACATGATTGACCCCGTCCGCTGCGTCTTGCCGTTGCCACCTTTTGCGCGCAGCGTCACCATCCACGTGCAGGTGCATGATCGATGTGTGGTGTTTCGGACCTGACGGTGTCGAGGCCGTGAAGAATGCGCTGAGCTGCGCCAAGGGCACCGATGAGATCAAGATCAGCGTCAAGCTCATCGCACCCCCCCAGTACGAGGTCGTGACCAGCTGCCACGACAAGGAGAAGGGCATTGACATAATGACGAGGGCGCTGGAGGAGATCTCCGAGACCATCCACTCcttcgacggcggcgagttCAAGCAGCGCTGCGAGATCACGGTGATGGGCGACGAGGACGAGCGTCACCTCGAGAGCCTGCTCGAAGGCCAggagagcagcgatgaggacgaGGACGACTCCGACGAcagcgaggaggaggacgaGGGCATGGGTCGCGTGGACGAGTCCATGCTGCCCCCGGACGCCGTCGAGAACGGAGGCGACTCCGACTCGGACTGAGTGTCCGCGCTGCACCCTCGGGCTCCGCGTTCCAAAAGCGCGGGAACGCGGCGCGCCGCCCGCCGGCGAGATAGACACGCGCTATATAATCTTTATAAATCGTCAACCGTGCACTCTGCGACACACGGGCTGCTAGTGGTGTAAAACATTAGCCGCCGCCGAGGGCCGACAGTTTCGCGTACTTCAGCGGCGCATGTCATTGCGTGGTGACCTGTGCGCCCATTTCCTCCAGGAAGAGCGACAGGATCCTGCGCGCGGCGCGTATGACGCGCTTGTTCTCCGACTCCAGGAGCTcgagcagtgctggcat
This sequence is a window from Babesia bigemina genome assembly Bbig001, chromosome : I. Protein-coding genes within it:
- a CDS encoding membrane protein, putative; translated protein: MTHTKIPSAVVAALAFVVASRNAAASTNGENRVSVIYVENEGPYEIKCKADENIEVVDAFGICMEDFLSNKLDAKTLNLRLSLSNAFTRYCTALFRANQPCILNINKKKPGPDRFNTTFGLECQHGNVFVGLYSCCAKASTSIAQGEEVVLYKEKSTPLTPLCPSGTKISVLNAGQRGTVMCDKGHITSTLTRASDKCNGKELCSIPFDESQLSSCTGSSASHFVKYICE
- a CDS encoding translation initiation factor 2 alpha subunit, putative, translating into MSGNKSVLGDCRFYEQKFPNPGDLLMVKVNRIEAQGVYVSLLEYDEREGLILLSELSKRRYRSINKLVKVGRHEVVLVLRVDPVKGYIDLSKRRVSPEDIMKCEEKFSKAKKVHQTVRHIAQKHNISVEELNRVCIWPLYQRYPSALDALKEAAMNNGAIFKGLPIATEVIDSLIADIQLRLTPQALKLRCMIDVWCFGPDGVEAVKNALSCAKGTDEIKISVKLIAPPQYEVVTSCHDKEKGIDIMTRALEEISETIHSFDGGEFKQRCEITVMGDEDERHLESLLEGQESSDEDEDDSDDSEEEDEGMGRVDESMLPPDAVENGGDSDSD